In Planctomycetia bacterium, one DNA window encodes the following:
- the ade gene encoding adenine deaminase — protein sequence MSDNSSLRNLIDVAAGRKPPDLVLKNGRIVNVASHEIHEGDVAIIGDRIASIGRCDGPVTIDLKGAYVCPGFIDAHVHIESSLLSVPEFARVVAAHGTTAVIADPHEFANVMGTEGISFVLRSAKYAPIDVYVMLSSCVPASPLESAGASLTAEDLEPYLANPWVLGLAEMMNYPGVIAAKDEVLAKIAMARHRVVDGHAPGVTGRDLGTYAASGIMSDHECIRAEEAAEKLRQGLSIMIREGSQTRNLRALLPLVTPATVDRFMFCTDDKDVRDLLEEGQIDYMVRTAISMGLDPILAIRLATQSTARYFGLRDLGAVLPGRQANLTVLEDLKACRVSRVFHRGQLVAEDGQCIAPRNEAAQKIPLRSSVNVAYIHLEDFAVPAPPGATPESPPRMHLIHVLENRIDTERSIERATVHNGQLVADPLRDIAKMVVIERHRASGEIGRAFVRGFGLRSGAIASTVAHDAHNLIVVGVNDSDMLKAAVRMVKLHGGLVVVEAGQVLAEVPLPVAGLVSAERAETAADQLRALAAAAKRLGCKLDQPFMALSFLSLSVIGKLKLTNQGLIDVEKFAAIGLVA from the coding sequence ATGTCCGATAACTCCAGCCTTCGTAACCTCATTGATGTCGCCGCAGGACGCAAACCGCCAGACTTGGTCCTGAAAAATGGTCGCATCGTCAATGTGGCCTCCCATGAAATCCACGAAGGAGATGTCGCCATCATCGGCGACCGAATCGCCTCGATCGGGCGGTGCGACGGTCCGGTGACGATCGATCTGAAGGGCGCGTACGTCTGCCCCGGGTTCATCGACGCGCACGTTCACATTGAATCGTCCCTGCTGTCGGTGCCGGAGTTCGCGCGGGTTGTCGCGGCGCACGGCACGACCGCCGTCATCGCCGATCCGCACGAGTTCGCCAACGTCATGGGGACCGAGGGCATCTCGTTCGTGCTTCGCTCGGCCAAGTACGCGCCGATTGATGTATACGTCATGCTAAGTTCCTGCGTGCCGGCCAGCCCGCTTGAATCCGCCGGCGCGAGTCTGACGGCCGAAGACCTCGAGCCGTATCTCGCGAACCCGTGGGTGCTGGGCCTTGCCGAGATGATGAACTACCCCGGCGTCATCGCCGCGAAGGACGAAGTGCTGGCGAAGATCGCCATGGCGCGGCATCGCGTGGTGGACGGCCACGCGCCGGGCGTCACCGGGCGCGATCTGGGCACCTATGCGGCGTCCGGCATCATGAGCGATCACGAATGTATTCGCGCGGAGGAGGCGGCCGAGAAGCTGCGGCAGGGCTTGTCGATCATGATTCGCGAAGGGTCGCAGACGCGAAATCTTCGCGCGCTGCTGCCGCTGGTGACGCCGGCGACGGTCGATCGGTTCATGTTCTGCACGGATGACAAGGACGTGCGCGATCTGCTGGAAGAGGGTCAGATTGATTACATGGTGCGCACGGCGATCTCGATGGGTCTGGACCCGATTCTTGCGATTCGTCTCGCGACGCAATCGACCGCGCGGTATTTCGGGCTGCGCGATCTGGGGGCGGTGCTGCCGGGCCGGCAGGCGAACCTCACGGTGCTGGAGGATTTGAAAGCGTGCCGTGTATCGCGCGTGTTTCATCGCGGTCAGTTGGTGGCCGAAGACGGGCAATGCATCGCGCCGCGCAACGAGGCGGCGCAGAAGATTCCGCTTCGCAGCAGCGTGAACGTGGCATATATCCACTTGGAGGATTTCGCCGTGCCCGCGCCGCCGGGCGCAACGCCGGAAAGCCCGCCGCGCATGCATCTGATCCACGTGTTGGAAAATCGCATCGACACCGAGCGGTCGATTGAAAGGGCGACGGTCCATAACGGGCAACTGGTGGCCGACCCGCTGCGTGACATCGCCAAGATGGTGGTGATCGAGCGGCATCGGGCCAGCGGGGAGATCGGCCGGGCGTTCGTGCGCGGCTTCGGCCTGCGCAGCGGGGCCATTGCCTCGACCGTGGCACACGATGCGCACAATCTCATCGTCGTCGGCGTGAATGATTCCGACATGCTCAAGGCAGCGGTGCGGATGGTGAAACTGCACGGCGGGCTGGTCGTGGTCGAGGCGGGACAGGTGCTGGCCGAAGTGCCGCTGCCGGTGGCCGGGCTGGTGAGCGCCGAGCGCGCCGAGACGGCGGCGGATCAACTCCGCGCGTTGGCCGCGGCGGCGAAGCGCCTGGGCTGCAAGCTGGATCAGCCGTTCATGGCGCTGTCATTTTTGAGTTTGTCGGTAATCGGAAAGTTGAAGCTGACGAATCAGGGGTTGATTGACGTGGAGAAGTTCGCGGCGATTGGGCTCGTGGCGTGA
- a CDS encoding YraN family protein → MAFWNRKELGDAGETLACKFLKKSGYRILARNYRCPAGEIDIVCSADGVIAFVEVKTRVDDSQAAPENNIRSEKKRHIERTARFWIAQNGRPDTAYRFDAISIVMPEAGDPIVRHIVDAFRASGG, encoded by the coding sequence ATGGCGTTCTGGAACCGCAAGGAACTGGGCGACGCGGGGGAAACGCTGGCGTGCAAGTTCCTCAAGAAATCCGGCTATCGAATTCTCGCCCGCAACTACAGATGCCCCGCCGGTGAGATTGACATCGTCTGCTCGGCCGACGGCGTTATTGCCTTTGTCGAGGTCAAGACTCGCGTCGACGACTCCCAGGCCGCCCCCGAGAACAACATTCGCAGCGAGAAGAAGCGCCACATTGAGCGCACGGCGCGATTCTGGATCGCGCAGAACGGCCGGCCCGACACCGCTTACCGTTTTGACGCGATCAGCATCGTGATGCCTGAAGCGGGCGATCCCATTGTTCGACACATCGTGGATGCCTTCCGCGCGTCGGGCGGATGA
- the rplS gene encoding 50S ribosomal protein L19, with protein sequence MRNRIIEAVEQEHYRKDVPKFEIGDTVSVGVRIIEGTKERIQPFIGTVIAIHGKGMNQTFTVRRIVANEGVERIFPMQSPRVVGVEVIRHGKVRRGKLFYLRDRVGKSRKLRERRMGTEEAGESAESAPAGAASRNRSSEAAVATV encoded by the coding sequence ATGCGGAACCGAATCATCGAAGCCGTTGAGCAGGAACATTATCGCAAGGACGTGCCCAAGTTCGAGATCGGCGACACGGTCAGCGTCGGCGTCCGGATCATCGAAGGGACCAAGGAGCGCATCCAGCCGTTCATCGGCACGGTGATCGCGATCCATGGCAAGGGCATGAACCAGACCTTCACGGTTCGTCGTATCGTTGCGAACGAGGGCGTCGAGCGCATCTTCCCGATGCAGTCGCCGCGCGTCGTGGGCGTCGAGGTGATTCGTCACGGCAAGGTACGTCGCGGCAAGCTCTTCTACCTGCGCGATCGCGTCGGCAAATCGCGCAAGCTGCGCGAACGCCGCATGGGCACCGAGGAAGCGGGCGAATCCGCGGAGTCTGCCCCTGCCGGCGCCGCGTCGCGCAATCGCTCGTCCGAAGCCGCCGTCGCCACGGTCTGA
- the rpsP gene encoding 30S ribosomal protein S16 has protein sequence MAVTIKMVRMGRRNRAFFRVRASDRRASSGGRFLEELGYVDPIEKDPAKAVSLKKDRIEYWLSRGAQPSETVRNLLKKQGIGTSAKA, from the coding sequence ATGGCAGTCACGATCAAGATGGTACGGATGGGTCGCCGGAATCGGGCCTTTTTCCGCGTGCGCGCGAGCGATCGCCGCGCTTCGTCAGGCGGACGATTCCTCGAAGAACTGGGTTACGTCGATCCGATTGAGAAAGATCCGGCCAAGGCCGTGAGCCTCAAGAAGGATCGCATTGAGTACTGGTTGAGCCGCGGTGCCCAGCCGAGCGAGACGGTGCGCAACCTGTTGAAGAAGCAGGGCATCGGCACGAGCGCGAAGGCTTAA
- the trmD gene encoding tRNA (guanosine(37)-N1)-methyltransferase TrmD — protein sequence MRIDVLTIFPEACEPFFAASILGRAQQTGIVSIRCHNIRAHTKDPHGKVDDRPFGGGPGMVLMCQPIFDTVAAVERESPLPATRVLLTPQGERFTQEMAWEFSRCERLLLIAGRYEGFDERIRLGLSPREVSIGDYVLAGGEAAAMVMVDAVVRLLPGVLGDEESVVEESFSPTDAMKLEPDSPDAAGLLEYPHYTRPRVYEGMEVPEILLSGDHAKIKAWRREQAIRRTRAKRPDLLSGEVRRDGQEPTAADGRPKDKDRETDSAT from the coding sequence ATGCGGATCGATGTGCTGACAATCTTCCCCGAGGCCTGCGAGCCGTTTTTCGCGGCCAGCATCCTCGGCCGGGCGCAACAGACGGGGATCGTGTCGATCCGGTGTCACAATATCCGGGCGCACACGAAAGACCCGCATGGAAAGGTGGATGATCGGCCCTTTGGCGGCGGGCCCGGCATGGTGCTGATGTGCCAGCCGATTTTTGACACCGTGGCGGCCGTGGAACGCGAATCACCGCTGCCTGCGACGCGCGTGCTGCTGACGCCGCAGGGCGAGCGATTCACGCAGGAGATGGCGTGGGAGTTTTCGCGGTGCGAGCGGCTGCTGCTGATCGCCGGTCGCTACGAAGGATTTGACGAGCGGATTCGCCTGGGCCTGTCGCCGCGGGAAGTCTCGATCGGCGATTATGTGCTGGCCGGTGGTGAAGCGGCGGCGATGGTGATGGTCGATGCCGTCGTGCGGTTGCTGCCCGGTGTGCTGGGCGATGAGGAATCGGTTGTCGAGGAGTCGTTCTCGCCGACCGACGCAATGAAACTCGAACCGGATTCGCCTGACGCGGCCGGATTGCTGGAATACCCCCATTACACCCGTCCGCGGGTGTACGAGGGGATGGAAGTGCCGGAGATTCTGCTAAGCGGCGATCACGCGAAGATCAAGGCGTGGCGGCGGGAGCAGGCGATCCGGCGGACACGAGCCAAGAGGCCCGATTTGTTGTCGGGCGAGGTCCGGCGCGACGGCCAGGAGCCGACCGCAGCCGACGGAAGACCGAAAGATAAGGACAGAGAAACCGACAGCGCGACGTAA
- a CDS encoding TatD family hydrolase, which produces MAGLIDSHCHLTYEGLVERIDHVIESARTAGVDEFVTISTDLRDAARAQALAERRPCIHVVSGIHPHQAAQAEQDWEPALEAIVRRPDVYAVGEMGLDYHYDFSDRVSQVRVFEGQLALAERVNKPVVVHCREAHDDVMAMLANFPRVRSVVFHCFTGTLAQAEQIWSRGYWLSLTGVVTFKRSDELREVARIMPADRLMVETDSPYLSPEPVRSVRPNEPAHLAYTAACIARARGISLEALTHTSAENTRRFFGLPSRGAAPSSEAS; this is translated from the coding sequence ATGGCCGGGCTGATCGATTCTCATTGCCATCTGACGTACGAGGGCCTGGTCGAGCGGATCGATCATGTCATTGAGTCGGCACGCACCGCGGGCGTCGACGAGTTCGTCACGATTTCGACCGATCTGCGCGATGCCGCGCGGGCGCAAGCGCTGGCCGAGCGGCGGCCGTGCATTCACGTTGTCTCGGGGATTCACCCTCACCAGGCCGCGCAAGCCGAGCAGGACTGGGAGCCTGCGCTGGAGGCGATCGTGCGCCGGCCCGATGTGTACGCCGTCGGGGAGATGGGGCTGGATTATCATTACGATTTTTCCGACCGCGTGTCGCAAGTGCGGGTGTTCGAGGGGCAACTGGCGCTAGCCGAGCGCGTGAACAAGCCGGTGGTCGTCCATTGCCGCGAGGCGCACGACGACGTGATGGCGATGCTGGCGAACTTTCCGCGGGTGCGCTCGGTGGTGTTCCACTGCTTCACGGGGACGCTGGCGCAGGCCGAGCAGATCTGGTCACGCGGGTACTGGTTGAGCCTCACCGGCGTCGTAACGTTCAAGCGATCCGATGAACTGCGCGAGGTGGCTCGGATCATGCCGGCCGATCGGCTGATGGTTGAGACCGATTCGCCGTATCTTTCGCCCGAGCCGGTGCGCAGCGTGCGACCGAATGAGCCGGCGCACCTCGCGTACACGGCGGCGTGCATCGCGCGGGCGCGTGGAATAAGCCTTGAAGCGCTGACGCACACGTCAGCGGAGAACACGCGCCGTTTCTTCGGCTTGCCGAGTCGCGGCGCGGCCCCCTCCAGCGAGGCCTCATGA